In the Hordeum vulgare subsp. vulgare chromosome 7H, MorexV3_pseudomolecules_assembly, whole genome shotgun sequence genome, one interval contains:
- the LOC123410835 gene encoding uncharacterized protein LOC123410835: MIGFAPNSTGDQLMRRFCDPYTSASVDTYVRNITDSYTDTSNESSMVAASVIMFALAGIFFNLNLFSRFSDVSAILDPKVRVFLSSLLSLFLPVMSYLFSEAKNAGKVAAAGVGPREEPDLSLQAGLILLWMLLVELLRKKVDEIRMRGYSGTIQRAGRVVWLGSLVFFNLKRVGRKAVFGIFWVLCATKVVQRIAFTEVGKRSYAHGKNTRLITSYMSQILQPGRPQPQDQQELQQHRSSPTHVLDVEDVEHRVAARNNQADDGEAMLKRCRFIVMGEEDLVIEPTADGYKLKDISPDGAVLTVGKLWDHAYSNLEQDLRLRLRRLCLSFALFKLLRRRFEHLPPVTEEETRECRDLLFDGVYHAGTEKAAEELFQMMNDEVNFLCEYYHSVIPVVLASPLFFLANYFLLPMVVLGICVMTVVLCGFGDAGFAFTSITTDNFAIKSGVVNTTMCLLVKSFHSPSAFFTMVDFAITFLLLAIFFYEEIWEFIVFLLSNWFMVSLVHNYVTKQGWRESKMFRSSVHRIIWLRKKMSQPVLGFKQFSLLNLRWPLVLGLPSMFSLALETAPVPKGAKHAIMESLVKHIGDGTDLNNGSSVLVNRHDLLPACRSKSIAEVILTWHVATTIMEAECTPDKGKQGKASHYHMVATRLSRYCAYLVAFHPELLPDNQDKTERVFEAAKAELKNKLGCASYYLSCGKMRVKAVETAAANKWEDGKVVHNGAKLGDMLRDEAVAGSQSEQTWKLLADMWTELLVYLAPSSDEERVIGHESVLVQGGEFITVLWALTTHTGIKRPEK; this comes from the exons ATGATCGGCTTCGCGCCCAACTCCACCGGCGACCAGCTCATGCGCCGCTTCTGCGACCCCTACACGTCGGCGAGCGTGGACACGTACGTGCGCAACATCACGGACTCGTACACTGACACGAGCAATGAGTCGTCCATGGTGGCCGCCTCCGTCATCATGTTCGCTCTGGCCGGCATCTTCTTCAACCTCAACCTCTTCAGCCGCTTCTCTGACGTCAGCGCCATCCTCGACCCCAAGGTCCGGGTCTTCCTCTCCTCTTtgctctccctcttcctcccggTCATGTCCTACCTCTTCTCCGAGGCCAAGAACGCCGGCAAGGTGGCCGCCGCGGGGGTTGGCCCCCGCGAGGAGCCAGACCTTTCGCTGCAGGCCGGCTTGATCCTCCTCTGGATGCTCCTGGTGGAGCTCCTCCGCAAGAAGGTGGACGAGATCCGCATGCGCGGCTACTCCGGCACCATCCAGCGTGCCGGCCGCGTCGTCTGGCTCGGCAGCCTCGTCTTCTTCAACCTCAAGAGAGTCGGCCGCAAGGCAGTGTTCGGCATCTTTTGGGTGCTCTGTGCCACCAAGGTGGTGCAGAGGATCGCCTTCACCGAGGTCGGCAAGCGATCCTACGCACATGGCAAGAACACGCGTCTCATCACCTCCTACATGTCACAGATATTGCAGCCAGGTCGACCACAGCCACAG GATCAGCAAGAGCTCCAGCAGCACCGTTCGTCGCCGACTCATGTCCTCGACGTTGAGGATGTTGAGCACCGAGTGGCTGCCAGAAATAACCAAGCTGATGATGGCGAGGCCATGCTGAAGAGGTGCAGGTTCATCGTGATGGGTGAAGAAGACCTGGTTATAGAACCAACTGCTGACGGCTACAAGCTCAAGGATATCTCCCCCGACGGCGCCGTCCTCACCGTTGGAAAATTGTGGGATCATGCCTATTCCAACCTCGAGCAAGATCTACGGCTGCGACTCAGGAGGCTGTGCCTCTCCTTCGCGCTCTTCAAGCTGCTACGGAGGAGGTTCGAGCACCTGCCGCCGGTGACCGAGGAAGAGACTCGTGAGTGCCGTGACCTACTCTTCGACGGTGTCTACCATGCGGGGACTGAGAAGGCGGCGGAGGAGCTATTCCAGATGATGAACGACGAGGTGAACTTCCTGTGCGAGTACTACCACTCGGTCATCCCCGTCGTCCTCGCAAGCCCTTTGTTCTTCCTTGCAAACTACTTCCTGCTCCCCATGGTGGTGCTCGGCATATGTGTCATGACCGTAGTCCTCTGTGGCTTCGGCGACGCGGGGTTCGCCTTCACCAGCATCACAACGGACAACTTCGCCATAAAGTCTGGCGTCGTGAACACCACCATGTGCCTCCTCGTCAAGTCCTTCCACTCTCCGTCCGCCTTCTTCACGATGGTGGACTTCGCCATCACCTTCCTTTTGTTGGCCATCTTCTTCTACGAGGAGATATGGGAgttcatcgtcttcctcctctcaaaCTGGTTCATGGTGTCACTGGTCCACAACTACGTGACAAAGCAGGGGTGGCGTGAGAGCAAGATGTTCAGAAGCTCTGTTCACCGCATCATATGGCTACGGAAAAAGATGAGCCAGCCCGTCCTTGGCTTCAAGCAGTTCTCACTGCTGAACCTCCGATGGCCGCTGGTCCTTGGCCTGCCGTCTATGTTCTCTCTGGCGCTCGAGACGGCACCCGTGCCAAAAGGAGCCAAGCACGCCATCATGGAATCGCTTGTGAAGCACATCGGTGATGGCACCGATCTCAACAACGGAAGCTCTGTTCTGGTGAACAGACACGACCTCTTGCCGGCGTGCAGGAGCAAGAGCATCGCGGAGGTCATCCTCACCTGGCACGTCGCCACCACCATCATGGAGGCGGAGTGCACTCCCGACAAGGGCAAGCAGGGCAAGGCCTCCCACTACCACATGGTGGCGACGAGGCTGTCCAGGTACTGCGCCTACCTGGTGGCATTCCACCCGGAGCTTCTCCCGGACAACCAGGACAAGACGGAGCGCGTCTTCGAGGCCGCCAAGGCGGAGCTCAAGAACAAGCTCGGCTGCGCCAGCTACTACCTTTCGTGTGGGAAAATGAGGGTCAaggcggtggagacggcggcgGCGAACAAGTGGGAGGACGGCAAGGTGGTGCACAACGGCGCGAAGCTAGGGGATATGCTGAGGGACGAAGCCGTCGCAGGCAGCCAGTCGGAGCAGACATGGAAGCTGCTTGCGGACATGTGGACGGAGCTCCTCGTATACCTGGCACCGTCGAGCGATGAGGAGCGCGTGATAGGGCACGAGAGTGTGCTGGTGCAGGGCGGTGAGTTCATCACCGTCCTTTGGGCATTGACCACCCACACCGGAATAAAACGTCCGGAGAAGTAG
- the LOC123408037 gene encoding glutaredoxin-C8-like — protein MTFTMAPAEIMSSPSTCHRRQQALLAWSEFAVTGCVRHPYCRRAKAVFKELELKKDPYVVKLDQREDGGEIQYALSDMVGKRTVPQVFIRGKHLGGSDDTVDAYESGELAKLLNISVKDDL, from the exons ATGACCTTCACGATGGCGCCCGCCGAGATCATGTCCTCCCCGTCGACGTGCCATC GTCGCCAGCAGGCCCTGCTCGCGTGGTCCGAGTTTGCCGTCACCGGCTGCGTTCGCCATCC GTATTGTAGAAGGGCAAAAGCCGTGTTCAaggagcttgaactgaagaaggatCCATATGTCGTCAAGCTTGATCAGCGAG AGGATGGTGGGGAAATCCAATACGCCTTATCTGACATGGTTGGCAAGCGTACTGTTCCTCAGGTTTTCATCCGTGGAAAGCATTTGGGAGGCTCTGATG ATACCGTTGACGCGTATGAAAGTGGCGAGCTGGCTAAACTTCTGAACATCAGTGTCAAGGACGATCTTTGA
- the LOC123411210 gene encoding uncharacterized protein LOC123411210, with amino-acid sequence MVVMVKQSCLIYTPVCIVHRRRYAIYAYTRKLGKQRRRRKAGYPRHPRMAPAKDDAADGEEKSVFRCLDAARYVVAAVVTVLIVTVIVYAITVVFRPGNLHLGVVGGSVSVSTSGGERLKRPFNASFHGDNLTFSFTVRAFNPSGRVSIYYRAITAMLKSNLSSSPFLYLKLPDMALGPQVMVDTNLLMNTFVKGTDQAYYFNLLGNGSSIDDALIVLNGSRFDEVNSGHYTNVKEPDVYYCSHITVGGDKEDDGTAADVRCKDENQLGSS; translated from the coding sequence ATGGTGGTGATGGTGAAGCAATCATGCTTGATATATACTCCAGTATGCATCGTGCATCGACGTAGATATGCTATATATGCGTACACACGAAAGCTAGGTAAGCAGCGGCGACGCAGAAAGGCCGGTTATCCAAGACACCCACGCATGGCGCCGGCCAAAGACGACGCTGCCGACGGTGAAGAGAAATCAGTCTTCCGGTGCCTTGATGCGGCGCGCTACGTGGTGGCTGCCGTGGTGACCGTGCTCATCGTGACGGTCATCGTGTATGCCATCACGGTGGTGTTCCGTCCCGGCAACCTCCATCTCGGTGTCGTCGGAGGCTCTGTCTCCGTCTCCACTTCGGGGGGTGAGAGGCTGAAGAGGCCGTTCAACGCCAGCTTCCACGGTGACAACCTCACCTTCTCCTTCACCGTCCGGGCCTTCAACCCCAGTGGCCGCGTCAGCATCTACTACAGAGCCATCACGGCCATGCTCAAGAGTAACCTGTCGTCGAGCCCCTTCCTCTATCTGAAATTGCCCGACATGGCCTTGGGGCCGCAGGTGATGGTGGACACCAACCTTCTGATGAATACGTTCGTCAAAGGTACGGATCAGGCCTACTACTTCAATCTGTTGGGCAACGGCAGCAGCATCGACGACGCGCTGATTGTGCTGAACGGCAGCCGATTCGACGAGGTTAACTCCGGGCACTACACCAACGTCAAGGAGCCTGATGTATACTACTGCTCTCATATCACCGTCGGCGGTGATAAGGAAGACGACGGCACGGCCGCAGACGTGCGGTGCAAAGATGAGAATCAGCTGGGCAGCAGCTAG
- the LOC123408901 gene encoding aspartyl protease family protein At5g10770-like: MAPLVPLLLLLLLSSFCSTSSSLDLVHGAASVEEELSNYVVVETSSLEPSPVCQGHRVSPPASSNLTGGGWVPLSRPHGPCSSAGDRAAPPSSVAETLRWDEHRVSYIQRKLSGAPLETPQSDQTDTQPASPFGIGGPKGTSDVSPAATGGGGKLPGVTQHMLLDTASDVPWVQCAPCPQPQCYRQTDVTYDPSKSGTYAPFPCSSSVCRQLGPYANGCTGAGNTGQCQYRVQYPDGSSTSGTYISDVLTINPTPAGTVGSFRFGCSHAVQRPDLFSNTTAGIMSLGRGAQSLSSQTKGTYGNAFSYCVPPTTSHNGFFILGVPRIDASRYLLTPMLKSKMAPSLYLVRLQAIIVAGQPLAVPPMVFAAGAVMDSRTVITRLQPTAYRALRAAFRAQMGAYRVAPSTGQLDTCYDFTGVQNVRLPKISLVFYSRRNGGAAVELDPSGVLFNSCLAFASTGGGDGSTGIIGHVQQRTIEVLYNVGGSAVGFRRRAC, from the exons ATGGCTCCCCTTGTGCCATTATTGCTGCTGCTTCTCTTGTCTAGCTTCTGTAGTACATCGTCGTCTCTCGACCTTGTCCATGGAGCAGCCAGCGTCGAGGAGGAGCTCAGCAACTACGTCGTCGTGGAAACTAGCTCGCTCGAGCCAAGCCCCGTATGCCAAGGCCACAGGG TGAGCCCACCGGCCAGCAGCAACCTTACCGGCGGCGGCTGGGTGCCGCTGAGCCGTCCTCATGGCCCATGCTCCTCGGCGGGTGACAGGGCGGCGCCGCCGTCCTCCGTTGCTGAGACGCTCCGGTGGGACGAGCACCGTGTCAGCTACATCCAAAGGAAGCTCTCGGGCGCGCCCCTCGAGACACCCCAGTCTGACCAGACGGATACCCAGCCCGCCTCGCCCTTCGGAATTGGAGGACCAAAG GGGACGTCCGACGTTTCTCCGGCGGCCACCGGCGGCGGGGGGAAGCTGCCTGGAGTGACCCAACACATGCTGCTCGACACGGCCAGCGACGTGCCGTGGGTACAGTGCGCGCCCTGCCCACAGCCGCAGTGCTACCGACAGACGGACGTCACCTACGACCCAAGCAAGTCCGGCACCTATGCCCCCTTCCCCTGCAGCTCCTCCGTCTGCCGCCAGCTCGGACCCTACGCCAATGGCTGCACCGGCGCAGGCAACACCGGCCAGTGCCAGTACCGCGTCCAGTACCCCGACGGATCATCCACCTCCGGCACCTACATCTCCGACGTGCTCACCATCAACCCCACCCCCGCCGGCACCGTCGGCAGCTTCCGCTTCGGGTGCAGCCACGCCGTGCAGCGCCCCGACCTCTTCAGCAACACCACCGCCGGAATCATGTCTCTCGGCCGGGGCGCGCAGTCGCTGTCCTCCCAGACAAAGGGAACCTACGGCAACGCCTTCTCCTACTGCGTCCCGCCGACGACGAGCCACAACGGCTTCTTCATCCTCGGCGTGCCGAGAATCGACGCCTCCAGATACCTGCTCACGCCGATGCTCAAGAGCAAGATGGCCCCCTCGCTCTACCTCGTCCGCCTGCAGGCCATCATCGTCGCGGGTCAGCCGCTCGCCGTGCCACCGATGGTCTTCGCCGCCGGCGCCGTGATGGACTCCCGCACCGTCATCACGCGCCTCCAGCCAACGGCGTACCGTGCTCTGCGCGCCGCGTTCAGGGCCCAGATGGGCGCGTACCGCGTCGCCCCATCCACGGGCCAGCTGGACACCTGCTACGACTTCACCGGCGTCCAAAACGTGAGGCTGCCCAAGATCTCGCTTGTGTTCTACAGCCGGCGCAACGGCGGCGCTGCCGTGGAGCTTGACCCGTCGGGGGTGCTGTTCAACAGCTGCCTCGCGTTCGCGTccaccggcggcggcgacggttcCACCGGTATCATCGGCCACGTCCAGCAGCGGACTATCGAGGTGCTATACAACGTAGGCGGCAGTGCCGTCGGGTTCCGCCGTCGCGCGTGCTGA